The proteins below come from a single Streptomyces sp. M92 genomic window:
- a CDS encoding SGM_5486 family transporter-associated protein has protein sequence MPVLDPNPQHGQKKMLIVFGSFLAIFVIIGIVATIASP, from the coding sequence ATGCCAGTCCTCGACCCGAACCCCCAGCACGGCCAGAAGAAGATGCTGATCGTCTTCGGCTCCTTCCTCGCGATCTTCGTGATCATCGGCATCGTGGCGACGATCGCCTCACCGTGA
- a CDS encoding response regulator, which translates to MADGIKVLLVDDHQVVRRGLRTFLEVQDDIEVVGEAADGAQGVDRAEELKPDVILMDVKMPGMDGVDALRRLRELDNHARVLIVTSFTEQRTVVPALRAGAAGYVYKDVDPDALAGAIRSVHAGHILLQPEVAGALLAQEESGPGSGRAGSLTEREREVLGLIADGRSNREIARALVLSEKTVKTHVSNILMKLDLADRTQAALWAVRHGVTG; encoded by the coding sequence GTGGCTGACGGAATCAAGGTGCTGCTCGTCGACGACCACCAGGTGGTCCGCCGGGGCCTGCGCACCTTCCTGGAGGTGCAGGACGACATCGAGGTGGTGGGCGAGGCCGCGGACGGCGCGCAAGGAGTCGACCGCGCCGAGGAGCTCAAGCCCGACGTGATCCTCATGGACGTCAAGATGCCGGGCATGGACGGCGTGGACGCGCTGCGCAGGCTCCGTGAGCTGGACAACCACGCGCGCGTGCTGATCGTCACCAGCTTCACCGAGCAGCGCACCGTGGTCCCGGCCCTGCGGGCGGGGGCCGCCGGGTACGTCTACAAGGACGTCGACCCCGACGCGCTGGCCGGCGCCATCCGCTCCGTGCACGCCGGCCACATCCTGCTCCAGCCCGAGGTGGCGGGCGCCCTGCTGGCCCAGGAGGAGAGCGGTCCCGGTTCGGGCAGAGCGGGCTCCCTCACGGAGCGGGAGCGCGAGGTGCTGGGTCTGATAGCGGACGGCCGCTCCAACCGGGAGATCGCGCGCGCCCTGGTCCTCTCCGAGAAGACGGTGAAGACCCACGTCTCGAACATCCTGATGAAGCTCGACCTCGCGGACCGCACCCAGGCCGCGCTGTGGGCCGTACGCCACGGTGTCACCGGCTGA
- a CDS encoding S-adenosylmethionine:tRNA ribosyltransferase-isomerase, translated as MTLAVRVPEELSARVPAEQRGPGLERDDVRLLVSRGTEVSHHGFRELPGLLRAGDLLVVNTSATLAAAVDGWAGHARVVVHFSTRGDDGRWAVELREPDGRGTTRARAEKEEGLEVRLPGGGRLVLEEPLRPGSGRLWWARVHGAGVPVLLREHGRPIRYSYTERDQPLSVYQTVFALPSGDGTGSAEMPSAARPFTARLVAELVSRGVRFAPVRLDTGVASAESHEPPFPERFRVPEASARLINAARAGDGRVLAVGTTAVRAVESAADGDGVVRARAGWTGLVVTPERGVRVVDGLLTGLHEPEASHLLMLEAVAGRAAIDRGYEAAVRGRYLWHEFGDVHLLLP; from the coding sequence ATGACCTTGGCGGTGCGGGTGCCGGAGGAGCTGTCGGCCCGGGTGCCGGCCGAGCAGCGGGGGCCCGGGCTGGAGCGGGACGACGTACGGCTGCTGGTGTCGCGCGGCACCGAGGTGTCGCACCACGGGTTCCGGGAGCTGCCGGGGCTGCTGCGGGCCGGGGACCTGCTCGTCGTCAACACGTCGGCGACGCTGGCCGCCGCCGTGGACGGATGGGCGGGGCACGCGCGCGTGGTGGTGCACTTCTCCACGCGCGGGGACGACGGCCGGTGGGCGGTGGAGCTGCGGGAGCCGGACGGGCGGGGCACCACGCGCGCGCGTGCGGAGAAGGAGGAAGGGCTGGAGGTGCGGCTGCCGGGTGGCGGCCGGCTGGTGCTGGAGGAGCCGTTGCGTCCGGGGTCGGGACGGTTGTGGTGGGCGCGCGTGCACGGGGCCGGCGTGCCGGTGCTGCTGCGGGAGCACGGGCGGCCCATTCGCTACTCGTACACGGAGCGCGACCAGCCGCTGTCGGTGTACCAGACGGTGTTCGCGCTGCCGTCCGGCGACGGGACGGGCAGCGCCGAGATGCCGAGCGCCGCCCGTCCCTTCACGGCGCGGCTGGTGGCGGAGCTGGTGAGCCGCGGGGTGCGGTTCGCGCCGGTGCGGCTGGACACGGGTGTGGCGTCGGCGGAGTCGCACGAGCCGCCGTTTCCGGAGCGCTTCCGGGTGCCCGAGGCGTCGGCGCGGCTGATCAACGCGGCCCGGGCGGGTGACGGGCGGGTGCTGGCCGTGGGGACGACCGCCGTGCGGGCGGTGGAGTCGGCGGCCGACGGCGACGGAGTGGTGCGGGCGCGGGCCGGGTGGACCGGTCTGGTGGTCACCCCGGAGCGGGGGGTGCGGGTGGTGGACGGGCTGCTGACGGGGCTGCACGAGCCGGAGGCCTCGCATCTGCTGATGCTGGAGGCGGTGGCGGGACGGGCGGCGATCGACCGCGGGTACGAGGCGGCGGTGCGCGGGCGCTACCTGTGGCACGAGTTCGGCGATGTCCATCTCCTCCTGCCGTAG
- the chpE gene encoding chaplin ChpE, with translation MKNLKKAAAVTMVAGGLIAAGAGMASATDGSAAHGEAIGSPGVASGNVVQAPVHIPVNAVGNSVNVIGVLNPAFGNLGVNH, from the coding sequence GTGAAGAACCTGAAGAAGGCAGCGGCCGTGACGATGGTGGCCGGCGGGCTGATCGCCGCCGGCGCGGGCATGGCCTCCGCCACCGACGGCTCCGCCGCCCACGGCGAGGCCATCGGCTCCCCGGGCGTCGCCTCCGGCAACGTCGTCCAGGCGCCGGTTCACATCCCGGTCAACGCCGTGGGCAACAGCGTCAACGTCATCGGTGTCCTGAACCCGGCCTTCGGCAACCTCGGCGTCAACCACTGA
- a CDS encoding GAF domain-containing sensor histidine kinase codes for MSHGPRSGLAAVSSALLAMSRHLEVRDVLKTIVASARELLDAQYAALGVPDDHGGFAQFVVDGVSDEQWKAIGPLPRQHGILAAMLHEATPQRLADVRKDPRFEGWPSAHPDLVDFLGLPIRDGDEVMGALFLANKNCPKPTGGCGFTADDEELLGILAQHAAIALTNARLYERSRELTIAEERSRLAHELHDAVSQKLFSLRLTAQAAAALVDRDPARAKGELQQVAALAAEAADELRAAVVELRPAALDEDGLVATLRTQIQVLDRAHTARVTFAGHGVKALPAAQEEAMLRVAQEALHNALRHAAADHVAVTLHRRGTGAVLRVTDDGTGFDPHTVRRAGRHLGLVSMRDRANGVGGRLTVESAPGKGTTIEMEVPGG; via the coding sequence ATGAGTCACGGCCCCCGGTCCGGCCTCGCCGCGGTGAGTTCCGCGCTGCTGGCCATGAGCAGGCACCTCGAGGTGCGCGACGTCCTCAAGACGATCGTCGCCTCGGCCCGCGAGCTGCTCGACGCGCAGTACGCCGCCCTCGGCGTCCCCGACGACCACGGAGGCTTCGCGCAGTTCGTGGTCGACGGCGTCAGCGACGAGCAGTGGAAGGCCATCGGCCCCCTGCCCCGCCAGCACGGCATCCTCGCCGCGATGCTGCACGAGGCCACGCCCCAGCGCCTCGCCGACGTCCGCAAGGACCCCCGCTTCGAGGGCTGGCCGTCCGCCCACCCCGACCTGGTCGACTTCCTGGGCCTGCCGATCAGGGACGGCGACGAGGTCATGGGCGCGCTGTTCCTGGCCAACAAGAACTGTCCGAAGCCGACCGGCGGCTGCGGCTTCACCGCGGACGACGAGGAACTGCTGGGCATCCTCGCCCAGCACGCCGCCATCGCCCTCACCAACGCCCGCCTCTACGAACGCAGCCGCGAGCTGACCATCGCCGAGGAGCGCTCCCGCCTCGCCCACGAACTGCACGACGCGGTCAGCCAGAAACTCTTCTCCCTGCGCCTGACCGCCCAGGCCGCCGCCGCCCTGGTCGACCGCGACCCCGCCCGCGCCAAGGGCGAGCTGCAGCAGGTCGCCGCGCTCGCCGCCGAGGCCGCCGACGAGCTGCGCGCCGCCGTCGTCGAGCTGCGTCCCGCCGCCCTGGACGAGGACGGCCTCGTCGCCACCCTCCGCACCCAGATCCAGGTCCTCGACCGTGCCCACACCGCGCGTGTGACCTTCGCGGGGCACGGCGTCAAGGCCCTGCCCGCCGCACAGGAGGAGGCGATGCTGCGCGTCGCCCAGGAGGCCCTGCACAACGCCCTGCGGCACGCCGCGGCGGACCACGTCGCCGTGACACTGCACCGGCGCGGCACCGGGGCGGTGCTCCGGGTCACCGACGACGGCACCGGCTTCGACCCGCACACGGTACGCCGCGCGGGACGCCACCTGGGCCTGGTCTCGATGCGGGACCGCGCCAACGGCGTCGGCGGCAGGCTCACCGTGGAATCGGCGCCCGGCAAGGGCACCACGATCGAGATGGAGGTCCCCGGTGGCTGA
- a CDS encoding SixA phosphatase family protein — protein sequence MSVAESRRIVLFRHAKADWPQVTDHERPLAERGRKDAAEAGRRLADTGVPFDQALCSTSTRTRETWKLAVAEFPQRPKTVYEERIYEASPGELIAVLNETPDDLRNVLVIGHNPGMEGLAEILAGSAEDDARERMGRRGFPTAAFAVLTFTGSWKDVEPGVASLVDYWAPTD from the coding sequence ATGAGCGTCGCAGAATCCCGCAGGATCGTCCTCTTCCGGCATGCGAAAGCCGACTGGCCACAGGTGACCGACCACGAGCGGCCGCTCGCCGAGCGGGGCCGCAAGGACGCCGCAGAGGCCGGACGCCGGCTCGCGGACACCGGAGTCCCCTTCGACCAGGCCCTGTGCTCCACCTCCACCCGGACCCGCGAGACCTGGAAGCTCGCCGTCGCGGAGTTCCCGCAGCGGCCGAAAACCGTTTACGAGGAGCGGATCTACGAGGCCTCGCCCGGCGAGCTGATCGCCGTGCTCAACGAGACCCCCGACGACCTGCGGAACGTACTGGTGATCGGCCACAACCCGGGCATGGAAGGACTCGCCGAGATCCTGGCGGGCTCGGCAGAGGACGACGCCCGCGAGCGGATGGGCCGCCGCGGATTCCCGACCGCCGCCTTCGCCGTGCTGACCTTCACCGGCTCCTGGAAGGACGTGGAGCCGGGCGTGGCCTCCCTCGTCGACTACTGGGCGCCGACCGACTGA
- a CDS encoding SPFH domain-containing protein, which yields MEPVIIVLIILVVLVFIALIKTIQVIPQASAAIVERFGRYTRTLNAGLNIVVPFIDTIRNRIDLREQVVPFPPQPVITQDNLVVNIDTVIYYQVTDARAATYEVASYIQAIEQLTVTTLRNIIGGMDLERTLTSREEINAALRGVLDEATGKWGIRVNRVELKAIEPPTSIQDSMEKQMRADRDKRAAILQAEGVRQSEILRAEGEKQSQILRAEGEAKAAALRAEGEAQAVRTVFEAIHAGDPDQKLLSYQYLQMLPKIAEGDANKLWIVPSEIGDALKGLSGAMGNIGGLGGASGNGNGGGASVPAQERREKPSID from the coding sequence ATGGAGCCGGTCATCATCGTTCTGATCATCCTGGTGGTGTTGGTCTTCATCGCCCTGATCAAAACCATCCAGGTCATCCCACAGGCCAGCGCCGCCATCGTCGAGCGCTTCGGCCGCTACACGCGGACCCTCAACGCGGGCCTCAACATCGTCGTCCCGTTCATCGACACCATCCGCAACCGCATCGACCTGCGCGAACAGGTCGTCCCCTTCCCGCCGCAGCCGGTCATCACCCAGGACAACCTGGTCGTCAACATCGACACCGTCATCTACTACCAGGTGACCGACGCACGCGCCGCGACCTACGAGGTCGCCAGCTACATCCAGGCCATCGAGCAGCTCACCGTCACCACCCTCCGCAACATCATCGGCGGCATGGACCTGGAGCGCACCCTCACCTCCCGCGAGGAGATCAACGCGGCCCTGCGCGGCGTCCTCGACGAGGCCACCGGCAAGTGGGGCATCCGCGTCAACCGCGTCGAGCTCAAGGCCATCGAACCACCCACCTCCATCCAGGACTCGATGGAGAAGCAGATGCGCGCCGACCGGGACAAGCGCGCCGCGATCCTCCAGGCCGAGGGCGTCCGCCAGTCCGAGATCCTGCGCGCCGAGGGCGAGAAGCAGTCCCAGATCCTGCGCGCCGAGGGTGAGGCCAAGGCCGCCGCTCTGCGCGCCGAGGGCGAGGCCCAGGCCGTCCGCACCGTCTTCGAGGCCATCCACGCCGGCGACCCGGACCAGAAGCTGCTCTCCTACCAGTACCTCCAAATGCTCCCGAAGATCGCCGAGGGCGACGCCAACAAGCTCTGGATCGTCCCCAGCGAAATCGGCGACGCCCTCAAGGGCCTCTCCGGCGCCATGGGCAACATCGGCGGCCTGGGCGGCGCTTCGGGCAACGGCAACGGCGGCGGTGCGTCGGTCCCGGCC
- a CDS encoding ABC transporter ATP-binding protein/permease: MPELVLESNGQTWTLDPSRSYALGRDPQGELVFDDARVSWRHATISFNGRSWVVEDHGSTNGTFVHGQRVQHVELGAGTVLNLGNATDGPRVSLTGAQAPVGTPQGQQQPYAAQGANAGWAQQSPPVQEPQQQQAPPQQVPQHGQQQAGWQHQQPQQQAGSPQAAPQQGAPHFPQQQGSGGAAGASPVHGDRSPTTFHQFSLGRVMRIGRALENELVVSDLQVSRHHAEFHSTPDGRMEIRDLGSHNGTYVNGLPIAKGGSQLLGPTDIVGVGHSTFRIVGDRLEEFVDTGEVSFSARHLTVTVDGGKQILKDVSFGVPEKSLIAVIGPSGSGKSTLLKALTGYRPADQGEVLYDNRNLYKQFAELRQRIGLVPQDDILHKELTVKRALKYAAKLRFPADTTAAERDARIDEVLRELKLDIHKDKKVTSLSGGQRKRVSVALELLTKPSLIFLDEPTSGLDPGMDRDVMQLLRGLADDGRTVLVVTHSVAELAICDKLLVMAPGGSVAYFGPPEEALNFFGYDTWADVFSAFENYRDYDWAGRWKGSQHYQMYAADIDAVAPQSVQVPAMQAMKPPKPQGWMSQFVTLVRRYVSVIVSDKGFLALMVILPAVLGAVSLLIDADKGLLPNPPNAAGRIIPNGTATTVLLILAVGACFAGAANSVRELIKERVIYERERATGLSRSAYLMSKVFVLGVITVLQGLLVGVIGFASREIPEEGLVLGGLTLVELSLPIMALGFTSMMFGLIISSLVKTAEKTMPLLVMFAIIQVVFTGCLFALNGAVGVNQFSYLMPSRWAVAAAGATLDFNKISPPEQGAEADPLWEHTVGAWAMDMAALIALGVICGFFVARFLRRHEPEVMRK; encoded by the coding sequence GTGCCGGAACTCGTACTGGAATCCAATGGACAGACCTGGACGCTCGATCCGTCCCGGTCATACGCGCTCGGACGCGATCCGCAGGGGGAACTTGTCTTCGACGACGCCAGGGTGTCCTGGCGTCACGCCACGATCAGCTTCAACGGCCGCAGTTGGGTCGTCGAGGACCACGGCAGCACCAACGGCACGTTCGTGCACGGGCAGCGCGTCCAGCACGTGGAGCTCGGCGCCGGCACGGTGCTCAACCTGGGCAACGCCACCGACGGACCGCGCGTCAGCCTGACCGGCGCGCAGGCCCCGGTCGGCACGCCGCAGGGACAGCAGCAGCCGTACGCCGCGCAGGGCGCGAACGCCGGCTGGGCCCAGCAGTCGCCGCCGGTCCAGGAGCCGCAGCAACAGCAGGCTCCGCCGCAGCAGGTGCCGCAGCACGGACAGCAGCAGGCCGGCTGGCAGCACCAGCAGCCGCAGCAGCAGGCCGGGTCACCGCAGGCCGCGCCGCAGCAGGGCGCACCGCACTTCCCCCAGCAGCAGGGCTCCGGCGGCGCGGCGGGGGCGTCACCGGTCCACGGCGACCGCAGCCCGACCACGTTCCACCAGTTCTCGCTCGGTCGCGTGATGCGCATCGGACGTGCCCTGGAGAACGAGCTGGTCGTCTCCGATCTCCAGGTCAGCCGCCACCACGCGGAGTTCCACTCGACGCCCGACGGGCGCATGGAGATCCGCGACCTCGGCTCGCACAACGGCACGTACGTCAACGGTCTGCCGATCGCCAAGGGCGGCTCCCAGCTGCTCGGCCCCACCGACATCGTGGGCGTCGGACACTCGACGTTCCGGATCGTCGGCGACCGGCTCGAGGAGTTCGTCGACACCGGTGAGGTTTCCTTCTCCGCCCGTCACCTGACCGTCACGGTCGACGGCGGCAAGCAGATCCTCAAGGACGTCTCCTTCGGCGTACCGGAGAAGTCGCTGATCGCGGTCATCGGCCCGTCCGGTTCCGGAAAGTCGACCCTCCTCAAGGCGCTCACCGGCTACCGGCCCGCCGACCAGGGCGAAGTCCTCTACGACAACCGGAACCTGTACAAGCAGTTCGCCGAGCTGCGCCAGCGCATCGGTCTGGTCCCGCAGGACGACATCCTGCACAAGGAGCTGACCGTCAAGCGGGCCCTGAAGTACGCGGCCAAGCTCCGCTTCCCGGCCGACACCACGGCCGCCGAGCGCGACGCCCGTATCGACGAGGTGCTGCGCGAGCTGAAGCTGGACATCCACAAGGACAAGAAGGTCACGTCCCTGTCCGGCGGCCAGCGCAAGCGCGTCTCCGTCGCCCTGGAGCTGCTGACCAAGCCGTCGCTGATCTTCCTGGACGAGCCGACCTCCGGCCTCGACCCGGGCATGGACCGCGACGTCATGCAGCTGCTGCGCGGCCTCGCCGACGACGGCCGCACCGTCCTGGTCGTCACCCACTCGGTGGCCGAGCTGGCGATCTGCGACAAGCTGCTGGTGATGGCGCCGGGCGGCTCCGTGGCCTACTTCGGCCCGCCCGAGGAGGCGCTGAACTTCTTCGGCTACGACACCTGGGCCGACGTCTTCTCCGCCTTCGAGAACTACCGCGACTACGACTGGGCGGGCCGCTGGAAGGGCTCGCAGCACTACCAGATGTACGCCGCGGACATCGACGCCGTCGCCCCGCAGTCCGTACAGGTCCCGGCGATGCAGGCGATGAAGCCGCCGAAGCCGCAGGGCTGGATGTCGCAGTTCGTCACGCTGGTGCGGCGCTACGTCTCGGTGATCGTCTCCGACAAGGGCTTCCTCGCCCTGATGGTGATCCTCCCGGCGGTGCTCGGCGCGGTGAGCCTGCTCATCGACGCCGACAAGGGCCTGCTGCCCAACCCGCCCAACGCGGCCGGCCGGATCATCCCGAACGGCACGGCGACCACGGTGCTGCTGATCCTCGCGGTCGGAGCCTGCTTCGCCGGTGCCGCGAACTCGGTCCGCGAGCTGATCAAGGAACGGGTGATCTACGAGCGGGAGCGGGCGACCGGCCTGTCCCGGTCGGCGTACCTGATGTCCAAGGTGTTCGTGCTCGGCGTGATCACCGTGCTCCAGGGACTGCTGGTCGGCGTCATCGGTTTCGCCTCCCGGGAGATCCCCGAGGAGGGCCTCGTCCTCGGCGGGCTCACACTCGTCGAGCTGTCGCTGCCGATCATGGCGCTGGGCTTCACCTCGATGATGTTCGGCCTGATCATCTCCTCGCTGGTGAAGACCGCCGAGAAGACCATGCCGCTGCTGGTCATGTTCGCGATCATCCAGGTCGTCTTCACCGGCTGCCTCTTCGCGCTGAACGGCGCGGTCGGCGTCAACCAGTTCTCGTACCTGATGCCCTCGCGCTGGGCGGTGGCCGCGGCCGGTGCCACGCTGGACTTCAACAAGATCAGCCCGCCCGAGCAGGGCGCCGAGGCCGACCCGCTGTGGGAGCACACCGTCGGCGCCTGGGCCATGGACATGGCCGCGCTGATCGCCCTCGGTGTGATCTGCGGGTTCTTCGTGGCGCGTTTCCTGCGCCGCCACGAGCCCGAGGTCATGCGGAAGTGA
- the serB gene encoding phosphoserine phosphatase SerB, giving the protein MSASQTSDVPTLLVKIFGKDRPGITAGLFDTLAAYSVDVVDIEQVVTRGRIVLCALVTEPPRGLEGDLRATVHSWAESLKLQAEIISGIGDNRPRGLGRSLVTVLGHPLTAEATAAIAARITESGSNIDRIFRLAKYPVTAVEFAVSGVETEPLRTALATEAAALGVDVAVVSAGLHRRAQRLVVMDVDSTLIQDEVIELFAAHAGCEDKVAEVTAAAMRGELDFEQSLHARVALLAGLDASVVDKVRSEVRLTPGARTLIRTLKRLGYQVGVVSGGFTQITDDLREKLGLDFAQANTLEIVDGKLTGRVTGEIVDRAGKARLLRRFAAEAGVPLSQTVAIGDGANDLDMLNAAGLGVAFNAKPVVREAAHTAVNVPFLDTVLYLLGITREEVEAADTLEEGLGDSLSKPLDRS; this is encoded by the coding sequence ATGAGCGCTTCGCAGACCTCTGACGTTCCCACGCTTCTCGTCAAGATCTTCGGCAAGGACCGACCGGGCATCACGGCCGGCCTGTTCGACACCCTCGCCGCCTACTCCGTCGACGTCGTCGACATCGAGCAGGTCGTCACCCGTGGCCGGATCGTCCTGTGCGCGCTCGTGACCGAGCCGCCCCGGGGACTGGAGGGCGATCTGCGGGCGACCGTCCACAGCTGGGCGGAGTCGCTGAAGCTGCAGGCGGAGATCATCTCCGGCATCGGTGACAACCGGCCGCGGGGGCTGGGCCGCTCCCTGGTCACCGTGCTGGGCCACCCGCTCACCGCCGAGGCGACGGCCGCCATAGCGGCCCGGATCACCGAGTCCGGCAGCAACATCGACCGTATCTTCCGGCTCGCCAAGTACCCCGTGACCGCCGTCGAGTTCGCGGTGTCCGGTGTGGAGACCGAGCCGCTGCGCACCGCGCTGGCGACCGAGGCCGCCGCGCTGGGTGTGGACGTCGCGGTCGTGTCGGCGGGCCTGCACCGGCGGGCGCAGCGCCTGGTCGTGATGGACGTGGACTCCACGCTGATCCAGGACGAGGTCATCGAGCTGTTCGCCGCGCACGCCGGCTGTGAGGACAAGGTCGCCGAGGTCACGGCGGCCGCGATGCGCGGGGAGCTGGATTTCGAGCAGTCGCTGCACGCGCGCGTGGCGCTGCTGGCGGGGCTGGACGCCTCCGTGGTGGACAAGGTGCGCAGCGAGGTTCGGCTGACGCCGGGTGCCCGCACGCTGATCCGCACGCTGAAGCGGCTCGGTTACCAGGTGGGCGTCGTCTCCGGCGGGTTCACCCAGATCACCGACGATCTGCGGGAGAAGCTGGGGCTGGACTTCGCCCAGGCCAACACGCTGGAGATCGTCGACGGGAAGCTGACCGGCCGGGTCACCGGGGAGATCGTGGACCGGGCGGGCAAGGCGCGACTGCTGCGGCGGTTCGCCGCCGAGGCGGGCGTGCCGCTGTCGCAGACGGTGGCGATCGGTGACGGGGCCAACGACCTGGACATGCTGAACGCGGCCGGGCTCGGCGTCGCCTTCAACGCCAAGCCGGTGGTCCGCGAGGCGGCACACACCGCGGTGAACGTGCCCTTCCTGGACACCGTCCTGTACCTGCTGGGCATCACCCGCGAGGAGGTCGAGGCGGCGGACACGCTGGAAGAGGGCCTCGGCGACAGCCTGAGCAAGCCCCTCGACCGGTCCTGA
- a CDS encoding transglycosylase SLT domain-containing protein: MPKNIFTRGRSLPLNRKHKFAVAGVGALGAAAVALTAVPASGQTTTTSEAAPTAKVAYSTKQIQDVHAGVTGQLAGASQKVAAIEAKQEAAAKKETAAKKAAAEKAAAKREAKQSASRSAERTEVKKSYPDNLDGWIREARAIMKKHDIPGSYEGIHRNIMRESSGNPKAINLWDINAQNGIPSKGLLQVIPPTFKAYHVPGTSKNIYDPVANIVAACNYAADKYGTMDNVDSAY; encoded by the coding sequence ATGCCCAAGAACATCTTCACCCGTGGTCGCAGTCTTCCCCTGAACCGCAAGCACAAGTTCGCGGTCGCCGGTGTCGGCGCGCTCGGCGCCGCCGCCGTCGCGCTCACCGCGGTCCCGGCCAGCGGTCAGACGACGACCACGAGCGAGGCCGCTCCGACGGCCAAGGTGGCGTACAGCACCAAGCAGATCCAGGACGTGCACGCCGGCGTCACCGGCCAGCTCGCCGGCGCCAGCCAGAAGGTCGCCGCGATCGAGGCGAAGCAGGAGGCGGCCGCCAAGAAGGAGACCGCCGCGAAGAAGGCAGCCGCCGAGAAGGCCGCCGCCAAGCGTGAGGCGAAGCAGTCCGCCAGCCGCTCCGCCGAGCGCACCGAGGTCAAGAAGTCCTACCCGGACAACCTCGACGGCTGGATCCGCGAGGCCCGGGCCATCATGAAGAAGCACGACATCCCCGGCTCCTACGAGGGCATCCACCGCAACATCATGCGGGAGTCCTCCGGCAACCCGAAGGCGATCAACCTCTGGGACATCAACGCCCAGAACGGCATCCCGTCCAAGGGCCTGCTCCAGGTCATCCCGCCGACGTTCAAGGCCTACCACGTGCCCGGCACGTCGAAGAACATCTACGACCCGGTCGCCAACATCGTCGCCGCGTGCAACTACGCGGCGGACAAGTACGGCACCATGGACAACGTCGACAGCGCGTACTGA
- a CDS encoding NfeD family protein — protein MNDIDAWVWWLVAAAALGIPLVVTAMPEFGMFAVGAVAAAVASGFGADLVVQILVFVIVSVALIAVVRPVAARHRAQRPQLASGVDALKGRQAVVLERVDGAGGRIKLAGEIWSARALDTARAYEAGEEVDVVDIEGATAIIM, from the coding sequence GTGAACGACATCGACGCATGGGTGTGGTGGCTCGTCGCCGCGGCAGCGCTCGGAATTCCGCTCGTCGTGACCGCGATGCCGGAGTTCGGGATGTTCGCCGTCGGCGCGGTCGCCGCCGCAGTGGCCTCCGGCTTCGGCGCGGACCTCGTCGTCCAGATACTCGTCTTCGTCATCGTCTCGGTCGCCCTCATCGCCGTCGTACGGCCCGTCGCCGCCCGGCACCGCGCCCAACGGCCTCAACTGGCCTCCGGCGTCGACGCCCTGAAGGGCAGACAAGCCGTCGTACTGGAACGGGTCGACGGGGCCGGCGGCCGCATCAAGCTCGCCGGCGAGATCTGGTCGGCGCGCGCCCTCGACACCGCACGCGCCTACGAGGCAGGTGAGGAAGTGGACGTCGTGGACATCGAAGGGGCAACGGCGATCATCATGTGA
- a CDS encoding SDR family NAD(P)-dependent oxidoreductase, whose amino-acid sequence MAVAIITGASKGLGRALAEALAARGWDLVLDARTPGVLAETAAALGTYGTRVRALPGDVTDAGHRAALVAQARRLGGVDLLVGNASALGAEPLVRLEELPLDGLRRALEVNVVAVLGLVQEALPLLRAAPAGAVLAVSSDAAAEAYETWGGYGASKAALDQLVAVLGVEEPGLRVWAVDPGDMATDLYAAAVPDDDDPRPDPASVVPALLRLLDERPAGGRYGAPTLLGGRR is encoded by the coding sequence ATGGCGGTTGCGATCATCACGGGTGCTTCGAAGGGGCTGGGACGGGCGCTGGCCGAGGCCCTGGCGGCGCGGGGCTGGGACCTGGTGCTGGACGCCAGGACGCCGGGCGTGCTCGCGGAGACGGCGGCGGCGCTGGGGACGTACGGCACGCGCGTGCGGGCGCTGCCCGGTGATGTCACGGACGCCGGGCACCGGGCCGCGCTGGTCGCTCAGGCCCGGCGGCTGGGCGGGGTGGACCTGCTGGTCGGCAACGCCAGCGCGCTGGGGGCCGAGCCGCTGGTGCGGCTGGAGGAGCTGCCGCTGGACGGACTGCGGCGCGCGCTGGAGGTGAACGTGGTGGCGGTGCTGGGCCTCGTCCAGGAGGCACTGCCGCTGCTGCGGGCGGCCCCGGCGGGCGCGGTGCTGGCCGTCAGCTCGGACGCCGCGGCGGAGGCGTACGAGACGTGGGGCGGCTACGGGGCGTCCAAGGCGGCCCTGGACCAGTTGGTGGCGGTGCTGGGCGTGGAGGAGCCCGGGCTGCGGGTCTGGGCGGTCGATCCGGGGGACATGGCCACCGACCTGTACGCGGCGGCCGTACCGGACGACGACGATCCGCGGCCCGATCCGGCGAGTGTCGTACCGGCGCTGCTGCGGCTGCTGGACGAGCGGCCGGCCGGGGGCCGCTACGGGGCGCCGACGCTGCTGGGGGGCCGGCGATGA